A region of the Terriglobia bacterium genome:
AGGACGGCGCGTACAAAATCATCGTGGGCAGTTCGGCGTTCACATCGAATGGCATCAACCCGGATTTCCTTCGCGGGCTTTCCGGCCGCGTCCCGCGCGAGAAGCTGATGATCGGTGTCGATTGTTTGGGCAACCGGGTGGCCATTCACGGCTGGAAGGAGACGCTGCCGATGGCACCCGCCGACGTCCTTCCGCAACTCGAGCCTTACTGCTCGGAGTTTCTGTGTACCTACATCGATGCGGAAGGCAAGCTGCAGGGCACCGATCTCGAATATTTCCGTGGACTGCGCGCCGCCACCAGCCTGCCCATCACGGCGGCGGGCGGCATCACAACTGACGACGAGATTCAGGCGCTTGAAGCGATGGGCATGAACGCGGCGCTGGGAATGTCGATCTATCGCCAGACTTTCCCCGAATTGTTCGCCACGCGCGGGAAAAGCTAGCGGCCTGTTCGGGGCCGCGGTTTAGAATGAGAATCGTTTCTGATAAGGCGTCGAACCACCCTTTACCAGGGCGGCCCAAATCCAGATGACGCATTTGAGGTGCTATGCGCTGGGCCATTGCGGCGGCTCTGGCAAGTTTGCGGGCTCCAATGATCTCTATGGCTGATCCGAGGCTGACGAGCGTGCGGACACTGATCTCGGACCTTGCCGTCCTGCTGTTGGTCATCAGCATCACCTGGGGCGGCCCAAGGGTTGACCGTGCCTTGGAGCGGCACCGGAAGCAGGCCGATCAGGCGGAGGTGTCAACGCTCCCGCCAATTCCGGTCGACGCTCCGTACGCCAAAGTCTTTTTCCAAAAAGGCGT
Encoded here:
- a CDS encoding HisA/HisF-related TIM barrel protein produces the protein MIIPCIDLMDRKVVQLVQGKRKALELPDPFAVLEKFKEYPQIQVIDLDGAMGRDAQADIVRELCRRKPCRVGGGIRSLERALQVEQDGAYKIIVGSSAFTSNGINPDFLRGLSGRVPREKLMIGVDCLGNRVAIHGWKETLPMAPADVLPQLEPYCSEFLCTYIDAEGKLQGTDLEYFRGLRAATSLPITAAGGITTDDEIQALEAMGMNAALGMSIYRQTFPELFATRGKS